In the genome of Polaribacter atrinae, one region contains:
- a CDS encoding SusC/RagA family TonB-linked outer membrane protein, translating to MKKFKLLLIGILLTSSFSVFAQQTVKGVVKDKTSGDPLPGVSVVIKGTTRGMQTDFDGIFTLDKVQTGNVLVFRYLGFSDKEVTIGTDFNLSVVLEESLESLDEIVVVGYGSVRKEDLTGTTDLLTSKDFNKGPIVSAQSLISGKVAGVNVIGGSGAPGDGQTINIRGTGSLSLNSQPLYVIDGIPLDNGGVGGSRNPLNFINPNDIETFVVLKDASSTAIYGSRAANGVILITTKKGKDSEFKFNASSQTTVYTLRDKVDVLSANQFRSVINTVGTPAQVALLGDADTDWQEEIYTTAIGQDHNFSALGKIYGIPMRASLGYSEHEGILKGDNLQRTTASVNLSPTLFDKHLKIDFNVKGMYTENEFADRGAIGGAVSFDPTQAVYDSNSQYGGYFAWLDAGTGNQNNLAPTNPLALLNLIDDSAEIRRFVGNVKFDYKIHGLENLTATVNLGYDTSNSHGRKVTSEFIPTSDATFNGSLTRYTQNSDNKVLDAYLTYAKTFNEKHNLTAVAGYAYQSFEYDNYNYDSEAEEDGNTYEFVDKSKNVLLSYFSRANYDYEGKYYLTATVRADASSKLNPDDRWGFFPSFAAAWSIHKEDFMEDSFFNELKLRVGYGEIGNINGLGDYQFLTRYQGSTDTANYQFGNSFYQTFRPEPINKDLRWEVGRTLNLGVDFAFLDRRITGSVNAYVKETNDLIASSIVDPFTNFGNRINANIGNMENRGLEFNLNTTPIRTDNFEWTVDYNISLNDNTITKLSVDQPQGGISTGVGNNVQVHREGETANSFLVFQQVYDANGKPLEGVFVDRNNDNMINDDDKYINEDPFGDVLMGFNTGASYKNWDVSIQTRASFGNYMYNDVAANKGVLKNATNNSILSNLHADYYNSGFTVINDRTALSDHFVQDASFFKIDNISLGYTLDKIKNTTFRFYGSLQNVLTITDYDGLDPEINLGIDNDFYPRPRSFVLGVNVNF from the coding sequence ATGAAAAAATTTAAATTATTGTTAATTGGAATTCTTTTAACATCATCATTTAGCGTGTTTGCACAACAAACAGTTAAGGGTGTTGTAAAAGATAAAACATCTGGCGATCCTTTGCCTGGTGTTAGTGTAGTAATAAAAGGTACTACTAGAGGTATGCAAACCGATTTTGACGGAATCTTTACTCTAGATAAGGTACAAACAGGAAACGTACTTGTCTTTAGATATTTAGGTTTTTCAGACAAGGAGGTTACAATAGGTACAGATTTTAATCTTTCTGTAGTATTAGAAGAATCTTTAGAATCTCTAGACGAAATTGTTGTAGTAGGTTACGGTTCGGTAAGAAAAGAAGATTTAACAGGTACAACAGATTTATTAACAAGTAAAGATTTTAACAAAGGACCTATTGTATCTGCACAATCACTTATTAGTGGTAAAGTTGCAGGTGTAAATGTAATTGGAGGTTCTGGTGCTCCAGGAGATGGACAAACTATTAACATTCGTGGTACAGGTTCTTTATCATTAAATAGCCAACCATTATATGTTATAGATGGTATTCCTTTAGATAACGGAGGTGTTGGTGGATCTAGAAATCCATTAAACTTTATCAACCCTAATGATATTGAAACATTTGTAGTTTTAAAAGATGCGTCTTCTACTGCTATTTATGGTTCTAGAGCTGCAAACGGGGTAATTTTAATTACTACTAAAAAAGGAAAAGACAGTGAGTTTAAGTTTAACGCAAGCTCTCAAACAACTGTTTATACTTTAAGAGATAAGGTAGATGTTTTATCTGCAAATCAATTTAGAAGTGTAATCAATACTGTTGGAACTCCTGCACAAGTTGCTTTATTAGGTGATGCTGATACAGATTGGCAAGAAGAAATCTATACAACTGCTATAGGACAAGACCATAACTTTAGTGCATTAGGTAAAATTTATGGAATACCAATGAGAGCTTCTTTAGGATACTCTGAACATGAAGGGATTTTAAAAGGAGACAACTTACAACGTACAACAGCTTCTGTAAACTTATCACCTACTTTATTTGACAAACATTTAAAGATAGATTTTAATGTAAAAGGAATGTACACAGAAAATGAATTTGCAGATAGAGGTGCCATTGGTGGTGCTGTATCTTTTGATCCTACACAAGCAGTGTATGATTCGAATTCTCAATACGGTGGTTACTTTGCTTGGTTAGACGCTGGTACCGGAAATCAAAACAACTTAGCGCCAACAAACCCTTTAGCATTATTAAACTTAATAGATGATTCTGCAGAAATTAGACGTTTTGTAGGTAATGTAAAGTTTGATTATAAAATACACGGATTAGAAAACTTAACCGCAACAGTAAACTTAGGGTATGATACTTCTAATAGTCATGGTAGAAAAGTTACTTCAGAGTTTATTCCAACTTCAGATGCTACTTTTAATGGTTCTTTAACAAGATATACTCAAAATTCAGACAACAAAGTTTTAGATGCTTATTTAACCTATGCAAAAACTTTTAATGAAAAGCACAATTTAACAGCAGTAGCTGGTTATGCGTATCAGTCATTTGAGTATGACAACTATAATTATGATAGTGAAGCAGAAGAAGATGGTAACACTTATGAATTTGTAGACAAATCTAAGAACGTATTATTATCATATTTCAGTCGTGCTAATTATGATTATGAAGGTAAATACTATTTAACAGCAACTGTAAGAGCAGATGCTTCATCAAAATTAAACCCAGATGATCGTTGGGGATTTTTCCCTTCATTTGCAGCAGCTTGGAGCATTCATAAAGAAGATTTTATGGAAGATTCTTTCTTTAACGAACTAAAACTACGTGTTGGTTATGGTGAAATAGGTAACATTAATGGTTTAGGTGACTATCAATTTTTAACTAGGTATCAAGGTAGTACAGACACAGCTAACTATCAATTTGGCAATTCTTTTTACCAAACGTTTAGACCAGAACCAATCAATAAAGATTTACGTTGGGAAGTTGGAAGAACTTTAAATTTAGGTGTAGACTTTGCTTTTCTTGATAGAAGAATTACAGGTTCTGTAAATGCTTATGTTAAAGAAACTAACGACCTTATTGCAAGTTCTATTGTAGATCCTTTTACAAATTTTGGAAACAGAATTAACGCCAACATAGGTAATATGGAAAATAGAGGTTTAGAGTTTAACTTAAACACAACACCTATTAGAACAGATAATTTTGAATGGACAGTAGATTACAACATTTCTTTAAATGATAACACAATTACCAAGTTATCGGTAGATCAACCACAAGGAGGAATTTCTACAGGTGTTGGTAACAACGTGCAAGTGCATAGAGAAGGTGAAACTGCAAATAGTTTCTTAGTGTTTCAACAAGTGTATGATGCCAATGGAAAACCTTTAGAAGGGGTTTTTGTTGATAGAAATAACGACAATATGATTAATGATGATGATAAATACATTAATGAAGATCCTTTTGGTGATGTTTTAATGGGCTTTAATACAGGTGCTAGTTATAAAAACTGGGATGTATCTATCCAAACCAGAGCAAGTTTTGGTAACTACATGTATAATGATGTTGCTGCCAACAAAGGGGTTCTAAAGAACGCTACAAATAACAGTATCTTATCTAACTTACATGCAGATTACTACAATAGTGGTTTTACAGTGATTAATGATAGAACAGCTTTAAGTGATCATTTTGTACAAGATGCTTCTTTCTTTAAAATTGATAATATCTCACTTGGTTATACCTTAGATAAGATAAAAAACACAACGTTTCGTTTTTATGGATCATTACAAAATGTTTTAACAATAACTGATTATGATGGTTTAGATCCAGAAATAAACTTAGGAATCGATAATGATTTTTACCCAAGACCTAGATCTTTTGTATTAGGCGTAAACGTTAACTTTTAA